The Cydia amplana chromosome 20, ilCydAmpl1.1, whole genome shotgun sequence nucleotide sequence ATGAATAGTGCAGATTATCTGTCTCGAGCTTGTTTACCTGACGACGGCGATAACAGCGAAGGGCCACAGCGGGGGCGCGCGCGCGGGGAGGGACAAAACCCGTTATTACCAGATGATCGCGCGTCATATATCAATTTTGTTATCGAAGGATGCTTACCGTTAACTACGGACGAGTTGCGTAATCAAACAAAGATTGACCCAGATTTAAGTAAGGTGATAGGTTACGTTTGTAAAGGCTGGCCTAGGAAAATTAATGACGATAAGTTAAAACCGTATTTCCAATGTAGATTGCAGTTATCTTATGAAAACGGCTGTTTGATGAGAGGCCATAAGGTCGTGATTCCGGCGACTTTGCAGTCACGCGCGTTATCAGAGTTACATAATTCTCACTTAGGAATAGTAAAAACCAAAGCGGAGGCTCGGTCCAAATTTTGGTTTCCTAAGATCGACGAAAAGATTGAACAAATGATAGGTTCTTGTGAAACTTGTATTAAGTTAAGGCCCGCTCCCAGTCGCGCACCTTTAGCTCCTTGGAAATTCCCTACGGATCCTTTTACGAGGATTCATTTAGATTTTTTGGGCCCAATTAACGGCAACACCTACTTAGTGATCGTAGATGCTCATAGTAAATGGGTTGAGGTCTATAATATGAAAAACGGTACTAACACGTCGGCCGTGTGCGAAAAGTTGTACGAGTTTATGGCTAGGTTTGGGTTACCGCAAGTGATAGGTAGTGACAACGGGTGCGCATTTACGTCACAAGAGTTTAAGGAATTTTGTTTGTTGAACGGCATAACACCGGTGACGTCGCCGGCGTACCACCCTGCTAGCAATGGGCAGGCGGAAAGCTCCGTGAAAATAGTCAAAAAGGGAATTAAAGCCTGTTTAATGAATAGTCGAAATATTAAAGATTGTAATAATAAGTTACAAAAATTTCTTTTTGACTACAGGAattcaatacattccacgacggGGCACTCGCCTGCCCAATTAGTTTTTGGCCGCAAACTTCGGACACGCCTTGATTTAATTAACCCTTCGACGGCGTCCTGCTCGCACACGTCATtggataattatgtaaaaaatcaACAGTGTTTACAGAGTAAAGCGTATAGTGGtacaaataaacaagaatttaaTATAGGCGAtaaagttttatataaaaagaactttaataataataagtttacATGGTGTAAGGGTATAATTATGGAAAAGTTGGGAAAAGTTGTATATTTAGTAAAAGATTGTGAACATTTAgataagtataaaaaacatAAAGATCAATTAATGTTATACAAGGGGCAAGAGGACGGTTCATTTCTAGACGACATTTCTCTAGAAGATCTATTTTCATCAGAACAAAACCATTTATCGACGGGTACTACTACCGACAGCGAGGTGCAACATAGTGGGGGAGGAGAAGGCGGCCAAATAGCCGATGTAAGCCCTGAAGGCGCCGAGGTAACTGGTCCCTCGCCGCTGCCCGACGACGACCAGCAGGAACAGTTCGAGGACGCCGAGTCGGACGACATCGACACCCCAGTAGAAGGGCCAGGTGATCCAACTGTACCCAACCCGTCTACTACTGTCGGCCAGGACAGAGTCAAACGAAACCGTCCCAAAGTTAATTATAAACCCTATTTTAAGTAATCGTTGTATTTAGACTAGTTGTAAACTACGGGGAGGATtgttatgtatgtgtgtgtgagcGCACCACCCCGCTTCCTTTAAACGTGCAATAAAGCAGTGTGTCTATAGCCATTGGTTGTTTCACTCGTGCGTTTCCCAAATACAACACTTGTATTTGCTAAAGGTAGGGAGATGTTGTCGAACGGCATGCTGCATTCCACATGGAGTAGTATTCCTGGCcgtgtagccaacatgccaatcgcttacgctccgtagcgatcgaaacgcaactgtcactgtcgcactaatatggaagagtgatagagactcaaagcgtttcgttgtcgaagcgatagcgactgtcaccttggctaggccggctgattcGCCACACAACCTCCGAATTTCCGACTGCTAGAGCAAACCgcttattcgagcgataaagaggcagatagctgagtttcgatttcgcgtctCCCGGTAggtcctttgtaaacaaaccgccttgatgcatcaatgtcatattttattgtctgtgaaaacttgtcgaaaaacagtttaaggcacagtatgtatgcgtaatttattcaattttttcctttaatataaaatttggaatatcgctcgcagacgtatctgcttgttaaaaaaaatagttacagtatgtataagttaagttagttaagttactctatggtttacgatgggtgctatagttcgtttttttttgcattagaaagaaggtaagcgatcttgatatgtcttttaatagaaaaacgcttttttaaaaccagtaactattacttatgaaagcagaaggatataaattatcgtattagattcataattgttacatatttgccgtggctaatttttaaaacgtgtttttcaattaaaagacacatcaagattgtttaccttatttctaatgctatgctaaaaaaagcggccaagtgcgagtcggactcgcccatgaagggttccgtatttaggggatttatgacgtattaaaaaaaactacttactagatctcgttcaaaccaattttcggtggaagttggCATGGTaacgtacatcatatatttttttagttttatcattctcttattttagaaattacaggggggggggatttcaccactttggaagtgtctctcgcacaaactattcagtttagaaaaaaatgatattagaaacctcaatatcatttttgatgacctatccatagatagacacgtatgggtttgatgaaaaaaaattttttgagtttgtgttctaagtatggggaacccccaaaatttattgttttattttctatttttctgtgaaaatcttaattcggttcacagaatacatctacttaccaagtttcaacagtatagttcttatagtttcggaaaaaagtggctgtgacatacacggacggacagacatgacgaatctataagggttccgttttttgccatttggctacggaaccctaaaaacgaactgtatagtgctgcactctggcggcagaacattgcactAACCCCCTATCGGGCTTACCGTAGCGATGGTCCGTTTCTGCTGAACGTCCAACAACTGAACGCAGTCTGGTTCGCGAAGTAGAAGCATGCCCGTGCCAGCGTACATGATTTCTTCGCAAGTTGGCGTGGAGATCTTTTTGGACACCTCGTTCTTCAGGTTCTTAATGACGAGCTGTAACAAATACATAGGCTTTAAATTATTATCTGAGTCGAAGGACCAATTAcgtatttaaaatgtaattttgtaTTCCCACAAGTAATCCAGGAACTCCAGGAACTAAACTAATCTCacgtgtattttatttttatttttttagttgaCATAATAAAtcttgtttattgaagtgaaaacttctttagcggcgctgtgcactttttgaggtggggaaaaaaatgttaaactcgcgacaggtcacgtgaccgacagattcgtaagacggacacgtgacctgatcgaaaaactgttacaatgtcattgagttttcacttctgccggcactttTTGTATTTGCCTTCCCCCCCCAACATGGTCTGTCGTGATTTTTTCGTGACCGTGACCCCTCTCCCTTGTGAACGTGATATTTCTAacacagcggttctcaatcttttttttgacggaacccttttggaaagcgaaatacttgatggaaccctacaataaaacaataggttttagaagtgtattttttttagtaataagcataattctaaattcttgcggaacccctggaggggtgtcgcggaaccctagggttccgcggaacacactttgagaatggctgttcTAACAAATTGCACAGCCTCCGCAGCTGAAAAGCGGACGAGGCCAGTCACACCCCCCAAAAAGGGGTCTCGAACAACACTCATCATTCTAACCAACTAacaaatagggatgttgacaattttttggaactggtttcattttgtagatagacacgtaataattacagaaaaaaatattaaaaaaatatattcattaattttgaataaaaaaacatgtataataagtttcgtgtttaaatttcgcgcctaaacgctccaaactgtcacgtgaccttgatgacgtaacggcgttttaaacaaactgctgtcagcctattttttaatttctttatatGGTAACtgacaaattttttttaaagccataacacactaccgcatccgacagcgaccttctttctcgctctaacttatagctgcgtcctcaacgcaccaccttacacactcgattcgtgcgccgcaccgcaccaagatcgcgtttcggtacgataatctgtagacacttaggtaggttttataacttgtctttggtgattccactgtgattacgtcacgcgctccgattggcgtttgcagtcacgtgatactgggcattattttaaatacttttgattatttttaattaatttattacgcatatttacacttgcaaaatatgattttccgcattctaatattccctgctatggtaaaaacataacatgttatatattcgcgattcatgtcaacatccctattgtgtcAGTattgaccagggatgttgcgaatatccgcatccgcaaccgcggaacttccacatttttttcaacatccgcatccgcatccgcataaaatcgatgcggatttaatgcgaatgcggatgtggaacaggtcggtacaggaacgtcttagcatcggcgtaagtgctagactgctaggtaatttagtcattaaccaaaaaaccctattagaaatgagcagttagaaaaagcgtgagtgggacttaatgtaacggaacccttggaacgcgagtcccactcgcacttggccgggtttttgaaaaaaaaaattactaaaatgtaatatttgacgttttttatggtactatcttgacatccgcatccgcatccgcggatgtgagcctttaaaaatccgcatccgcatccgcatccgcggatgtcaaaaaatcggcatccgcaacatccctggtattgACTCCTAAGCCCTGCCCTAAGCTTCTAACCTGGTGGTTCTTGTCCAGCGCGGCGAAGCGGTTCCTGGCGACCCAGACGGCGTGCGCGGCGGGCGCCCGCAGCGGCTCGGCCGTGTCGCCGCCCTCGCGCCCGGCGTACAGCTCGTACGAGCTGCTCTCGCCCACACGCCAGTTCACGAGCACGCACAACTCCGCGTGGTTTAgcgcagggatgttgcggatggagattgttttttttttgacatccgcgggagcggatatttaaaggctcacaccaagattaggtacttagaaaacgtcaaatattacatttttagtatttttttttttttttttaaaaacgacacgtttagtatttgagcaagaatataacAATTGACCCCTAAGCCCTGCCCTAAGCTTCTAACCTGGTGGTTCTTGTCCAGGGCGGCGAAGCGGTTCCTGGCGACCCAGACGGCGTGCGCGGCGGGCGCCCGCAGCGGCTCGGCCGTGTCGCCGCCCTCGCGCCCGGCGTACAGCTCGTACGAGCTGCTCTCGCCGACCCGCCAGTTCACGAGCACGCACCACTCCGCGTGGTTTAGCGACATGCTGGAAGATttgaaaaatgataaaaaaaccggccaagtgcgagtcggactcgcgcacggagggttccgcaccatcaacaaaaaatagagcaaaacaagcaaaaaaacggtcacccatccaagtactgaccccgcccgacgttgcttaacttcggtcaaaaatcacgtttgttgtatgggagccccacttaaatctttttctacgcccgtacctttatttgtcatttaaaaggtcttacacacacctttaaacccctatgttatagttgtcaagacaagtctttagtatattccccaaaaaagtatttgtgcatacacgcagtatctttttggtagttttacgatacttcgtgtaatcaccacttaaaaaatattgtatgaaatacattgttgccaacctaattttaattgtcatctctgacagatgagtactaagtgcattgctgccaatttacaaaatattcattagattctatagtagaaacaataaaattgcttcagaagtcagaaacgtgcatgtgacacccgtaatatagcaagatccatagactacgaacaccgcttagcgttgcttgttagtctccataggctactgtggccaaaatcgagaaaaaaaactacccaaaattgtaatttaactaagagcaagtaccagggcctcatgagttacaaggaggtgtcgctgaccaaccggccgtggggcgcggggcgcggtggccgggtttggtttatttacctacatatacgaggggtgttcaaaatattcttggtatgagaatgaaaacaaacaagtacgaaaagtttgatatttttattttttaatatactccccccctatgttcatacacttaaaagatcgatcaattattttttttaatccctcgtaaaaatattttttatctttcgtgtaaaaatgctcctccactgccgccttcaatgcttcatcgtcaggaaatttatttccacgcagatcctttttaagattggggagcaaaaagaagtcgctgggggctaagtccggactatacggtgggtgagtaacagttttacacccacattcaacaatagctgccttggcaatatgagcagtatggacgggggcgttgtcatgcagaagcagaatacctttggttaactttcctcgcctcttttctttaattacatcctttaattgacgtagaatgttagcgtagtactgtcctgtgatatttacacctttttctttataatcgattagtaatactccttcacaatcccaaaatatcgtggccatgaccttgccagctgaagggatgaccttgaacttcttgggatgagctgaacccttaatgtgccactgcatggactcttgtttactctctgggtcataatgatgaacccaggtttcatctccagtaactattctttgcagcacctcatcaggattttcaccgcacaggtcaataaaatcggaacaacaagctacacgcatgtctttttgaagccgagtcagcattcgcggaacccatcttgcacttacttttgacatagaGGTCGCGCACTGACAGTTGAGGCGAACGCACGTGCGTATAAGAGGCTGCTACTCTATCGGTGCCCCGCTACGTGCGGGGCTGCGTGAGGCAGCGCCAGGTCTATGTGCATCGCGTGTGCCGCGTATTTTTGCGGTTCTGTGCGAGATTTTTGTTAAAAGTGTAAGATGGAGGTCGATAAGGATTGTACAATGGGCGATAAGCCACCTATGAAAAGAATTGAGGTAAACAATGCCCCTATAAATGCCAAAAACGGACAAGACGTAGTGCAGTGCTACTATTGTGATATTTCATCTGAAGAATCAAACTTTTATGACTGGATTGGCGATCAGTCTATGTGCAAAAACCACAAATGTGTATGTGGACAAGTTAGTGCtgtgaaaatatttattcatagtGAATTGGAAAGAACCTCGGACGGCTCCGTAGTATTGAAAACTAGGTATGTGCACTACCTTActaatataaataaacttaaacaaGGCAAGGGCCCTCTGTGTGAGTGCTCAGGTCCATTATTTGTGCAAGTAATTCCACAAAATGAATTCATTATTCGCGAGAGAATAACatgtacatattgtaaaaaactgaGCCGCGTCGAATTCAGATGCGACAGCATAAAACCTATGGCGAAAAATCTAGTCGAGGGACCATGGACATCATCAGCTAGAGTGAAAAATGCAAAACAGAAATTATCTGAAGAAAATCTGAAAAAATACAATGATTCTAGAGGTATTACTAAGACGGTAACCATGGAAACCAATATGACAACAAAGGATGTCATACTGCCTAACGATAGGATTgtgcacaaaaacaaaacgcaaTCAAAGACTTATAAAAATACTGGATTGAGCACTGTACCGAAAACTAATTTAGAAACGAGTAACCCTTTCTCTATACTGCCGTTGACGGAAGATGAACACAATTACGAATTAGATGATACTGTCTCAGTAATGAGTGATAATGGAGCGGTCAAGCGACGCCGTGTTCGAAAACCTCGTATGTTACCTATGGCTGGCCCCGAAGCTAACTTACCTAAAGATGACCCGTGGTGTAACAATGTGCCTAGACTGCCTAGCGCAGCTCCACAGAAAATGACTGAGCCTCTTCAGACTACTGACAAGGAGAAAAACACGAAACGTTACCCTCCCTTTGTGTGTGAATATGAAGAATGGATCACTAATAAGAATGAGTGGAAATCAGCGAATGAAATGGCTCGAAGTACTAACTGTGAAATACGAGCAGACCCAAGGAGTAAGAAAATTACGTATTTTCCGAAAAACAGGGAGGCATATCAGGCAATAGACTCTAAGCTGCAGGAAAAcccaattaaatataattattactcGCACGGCTGCAAGGACGATCGCCGCCCAGCAAAAAAACTTGTAGCGAAGGGCATTCATGCAGATGGCTATACAGAGGATGAGATCAAAGCAGATATTCTTACAAGGTACGGCCTTAAATTAGAAAGAGTGATTGTTATGAAAAATTCGACTTTAATTC carries:
- the LOC134657447 gene encoding uncharacterized protein LOC134657447; protein product: MEVDKDCTMGDKPPMKRIEVNNAPINAKNGQDVVQCYYCDISSEESNFYDWIGDQSMCKNHKCVCGQVSAVKIFIHSELERTSDGSVVLKTRYVHYLTNINKLKQGKGPLCECSGPLFVQVIPQNEFIIRERITCTYCKKLSRVEFRCDSIKPMAKNLVEGPWTSSARVKNAKQKLSEENLKKYNDSRGITKTVTMETNMTTKDVILPNDRIVHKNKTQSKTYKNTGLSTVPKTNLETSNPFSILPLTEDEHNYELDDTVSVMSDNGAVKRRRVRKPRMLPMAGPEANLPKDDPWCNNVPRLPSAAPQKMTEPLQTTDKEKNTKRYPPFVCEYEEWITNKNEWKSANEMARSTNCEIRADPRSKKITYFPKNREAYQAIDSKLQENPIKYNYYSHGCKDDRRPAKKLVAKGIHADGYTEDEIKADILTRYGLKLERVIVMKNSTLILIFPGETDMRVARDIKYILCQRATLEKYKVRDTAVTQCKRCWQFGHVQSHCRRPQQQESIEQHENGEVWHVCYNCHEIGHTARQAKCPLFQLEVQKQKNRRQAFAKNIQQTKQQPRKRDYVNNSKVTKNGASYVSVAAGITNNPDTMSKSGEREESKINASSDLLSKAKDLMKSLQAKGYPAETILDFVLELING